One window of the Perca flavescens isolate YP-PL-M2 chromosome 5, PFLA_1.0, whole genome shotgun sequence genome contains the following:
- the LOC114556277 gene encoding natterin-3-like has product MSGLGERAGSEHNLAMYQSNLEWQNFNGSLPNGAVSIHNGYEGRTDYVAKYGSTAGFYNPDKGPYCFYPYCWKEHRGSPFQILVNKNNLDLLQWKDGSNGSVPPNAVQTCPGSGIYVGKNQYGLGKVDVENQSFYYPWGGKEYKENSYQVLTFIYNYVISENISVDEYTIDGVKPIQYPPEIMDTSPVLTNNDCRSVKRTTTLEKTIQKEQRWDTSFPFTEGIKCTVTAGIPKIMSIGIELGTEKTLQFTKGTTHTESTTHAVSVEAGIPPNYSCRVIMVGYKYGADIPFTAKLTRTYRYGQTFCEYISGTYKSVQMGEVRGVVDRCEPIPDPKPCPLKKE; this is encoded by the exons ATGTCTGGCCTGGGTGAACGTGCAG GTAGTGAGCACAACCTGGCCATGTATCAATCCAACCTGGAATGGCAGAACTTTAATGGCTCTCTCCCCAACGGAGCAGTTTCAATCCACAACGGATATGAGGGACGCACCGACTATGTTGCCAAATACGGTAGCACGGCCGGCTTCTACAACCCTGACAAGGGTCCTTACTGCTTCTACCCCTATTGTTGGAAAGAGCATCGTGGCTCTCCATTTCAGATCCTGGTTAACAAAAACAACTTAGATCTTTTACAATGGAAGGATGGCTCCAACGGTTCAGTGCCTCCAAATGCAGTCCAGACCTGCCCTGGCAGTGGTATATATGTTGGGAAGAACCAGTATGGTCTTGGAAAGGTAGATGTTGAAAATCAGTCCTTCTACTATCCGTGGGGAGGTAAGGAGTATAAGGAAAATTCCTACCAGGTCCTGACCTTTATTTACAACTATGTAATCAGCGAGAACATCTCTGTTGACGAGTATACAATTGATGGGGTTAAACCCATTCAGTATCCTCCAGAGATCATGGATACATCACCTGTCCTCACCAACAATGATTGCCGTTCAGTGAAACGGACAACTACCCTCGAAAAGACAATCCAAAAGGAGCAAAGGTGGGACACCAGCTTTCCGTTTACAGAGGGCATCAAGTGTACCGTCACTGCCGGAATCCCCAAAATCATGTCCATAGGTATCGAGTTGGGCACAGAAAAAACTCTCCAGTTCACCAAGGGGACCACTCATACCGAGTCGACCACCCACGCTGTTTCTGTTGAGGCTGGAATACCACCAAACTACTCCTGCCGTGTCATTATGGTGGGATATAAGTACGGGGCAGACATCCCTTTCACTGCAAAACTCACACGCACCTATAGATATGGGCAGACCTTTTGTGAATACATCTCTGGGACCTACAAAAGTGTCCAAATGGGAGAAGTCCGGGGTGTGGTGGATCGCTGTGAACCTATACCTGATCCCAAGCCCTGTCCCTTAAAAAAAGAGTAA